A genomic region of Raphanus sativus cultivar WK10039 chromosome 6, ASM80110v3, whole genome shotgun sequence contains the following coding sequences:
- the LOC108834649 gene encoding phospholipase A(1) DAD1, chloroplastic, producing the protein MRFSLSPARPYSVVPSLPNYDVVSHVNVNMSWSRKCRCVLTLPSPTISTSRSPVIPKPEMWEGLLLNQDHNSGELTFSGSNSPVKLNRKWKEYQGLQNWEGLLDPLDDNLRGEILRYGQFVESAYQSFDFDPSSPTYATCQFPRNTLLDQSGLPNSGYRVTKNLRATSGINLPRWIEKAPSWMATQSSWIGYVAVCQDKDEISRLGRRDVVISFRGTATCLEWLENLRATLTHLPDGPSGPNLNGSNSGPMVESGFLSLYTSGAHSLRDMVREEISRLLQSYGDEPLSLTITGHSLGAAIATLAAYDIKTTFKRAPMVTVMSFGGPRVGNRCFRKLLEKQGTKVLRIVNSDDVITKVPGVVLDNREQDNVKMTASMPSWIQKRVEETPWVYAEVGKELRLSSRDSPYLNGINVATCHELKTYLHLVDGFVSSTCPFRETARRVLHR; encoded by the coding sequence ATGAGATTCTCTCTTTCTCCTGCACGTCCGTACAGTGTAGTACCTTCACTACCAAACTACGACGTTGTTTCACACGTAAATGTTAACATGTCGTGGAGCCGTAAATGTAGATGCGTACTTACTCTTCCTTCTCCTACAATATCTACTTCCCGGTCACCGGTTATACCCAAACCAGAAATGTGGGAGGGTTTGCTGCTAAACCAAGATCATAATTCCGGTGAACTGACGTTCTCTGGTTCGAACAGCCCGGTTAAGCTAAACCGTAAATGGAAGGAGTACCAGGGGCTTCAGAATTGGGAAGGTCTTTTAGACCCATTGGACGATAATCTCCGAGGGGAGATTCTCCGGTACGGTCAGTTCGTGGAATCGGCTTACCAGTCCTTCGATTTCGATCCTTCTTCTCCAACCTATGCCACGTGCCAATTTCCGAGGAACACGCTGTTAGACCAATCCGGTTTACCTAACTCCGGTTATCGAGTGACGAAGAACCTCCGTGCCACGTCAGGTATTAACTTACCACGTTGGATTGAGAAAGCGCCTAGCTGGATGGCTACACAGTCCAGCTGGATTGGTTACGTGGCGGTATGTCAAGACAAAGACGAGATCTCACGGCTCGGACGTAGAGACGTCGTCATCTCATTCCGCGGAACCGCCACGTGTCTTGAGTGGTTAGAGAATCTCCGAGCCACGCTGACGCATCTCCCTGATGGGCCGAGTGGACCTAATCTTAACGGGTCTAACTCTGGGCCCATGGTCGAGAGTGGGTTCTTAAGCTTATACACATCAGGGGCCCACAGTTTGAGAGACATGGTAAGAGAGGAGATCTCGAGGCTGCTTCAGTCTTACGGCGACGAGCCGCTGAGTTTAACGATAACGGGACACAGCCTCGGAGCGGCCATCGCGACGTTAGCGGCGTACGATATCAAAACGACGTTTAAACGTGCGCCAATGGTAACCGTCATGTCTTTCGGAGGTCCACGCGTTGGAAACAGATGCTTCAGGAAACTACTTGAGAAGCAAGGCACGAAGGTGTTGAGGATCGTGAACTCCGACGACGTCATCACCAAAGTTCCAGGAGTGGTTTTAGATAACAGAGAGCAAGATAACGTGAAGATGACGGCGTCGATGCCGAGCTGGATACAGAAACGAGTGGAGGAGACGCCGTGGGTTTACGCGGAGGTCGGGAAAGAGCTTCGGCTGAGCAGCCGTGACTCTCCGTACCTGAACGGCATCAATGTTGCCACGTGTCACGAGCTGAAGACGTACCTACATTTGGTAGATGGGTTTGTGAGCTCCACGTGTCCATTCAGAGAAACGGCTCGAAGAGTCCTCCATAGATGA